CGCGCCGTCCCCTCACGGTTGGTTGGTTAGATGAAGAGCAGCGTGGCGTCCCGCTCCCTTTTTCCCTTCTAAAGCCCTAAACCCATCTCCCGTCCTCTGCTCGCGCGCCGCCGCGACGcaatggccgccgccgccgcagtgTTCCGTAACCCCGGCTCGCGCCGCCTCTTCTCCTACCCCATCTTCCGCGCCGCCGCGATCTCGGCCCCCGCGACGCTCCCTGATGCGCCGGCCCAGCCGCCGCTGATGGCTGCGAGCCTCTGGGCGAGGTCCATGGCCACATTCACCCGCACGTCAGTACTTCTTTGCCCAGATCCGCCCGTGCCCACTTGCTTCTCGGTTCCGATTCGTGTTTCCTCCATGGCTTCGTATCATTCGTGTTTCCTCCATAGGTTCGTGTGATTGATCCGTGGTTTGAATCCGGGTGAATCTGTGGCAGGAAGCCTCATGTAAACGTCGGCACCATTGGGCACGTAGATCACGGCAAAACCACTCTCACTGCTGCGATTACGAAGGTTGGGTGCGTTTATATAGTGATGGTTCATTGCTCGCTAGATTTCCAAACTATTAGGATGATTCGACTgcgttcccccccccccccccccctgcaggTGCTAGCCGAGGCCGGGAAGGCCAAAGCGGTTGCTTTTGACGAGATCGACAAGGCTCCTGAGGAGAAAGCTAGAGGAATCACCATTGCAACAGTTGGGTCTTAGAGCATGTTTTATCTTTTGGGCCAGATGGTCTTTTTGTCTATCTTCATTTGGAGCTCAAGCAGTGATCCTTGTGGATTGTTTGTGTAGGCTCATGTGGAGTACGAGACTGCTAAAAGGCATTACGCTCATGTGGATTGCCCAGGACATGCTGATTATGTCAAGGTAAATACTAGCTATGTTTTCTCTCTCGAGTGGAAAATTTGAGGTTTTATGAGTGAAAgttgtttgcatgttaaattgaGAATATCTGAGCGAAAGTCAGCCATCCAGAGCTATTAGATTATACACTTGTCCAGCATGCATTCTCTGTTGTTTATGATCCAAATCTATTTTGCTGTGAAAATTCTAGAACATGATCACTGGAGCTGCTCAAATGGATGGTGGTATTCTTGTCGTGTCAGCTCCTGATGGTCCGATGCCACAAACAAAGGAGCATATTCTTCTTGCCCGACAGGTTTCAAATTCTTACTTATTTTCTAATTTGAAATGCTTCTTTCACCTGCTGTCTTTGCTGTTCTGATCAGATTAACATGTGCTTGGTTTTTAGGTTGGTGTACCTTCACTTGTATGTTTCTTAAACAAAGTTGATGCTGTTGATGATCCTGAGTTATTAGAACTTGTAGAGATGGAGCTTCGAGGTATGCTAGCATTCATGTCTCTGCATTACTTCTATATGATTTTTGTATTTCTGTTCTAAGGTCATTTTGTTCCCTCTCATTTTCTGCAGAGCTCCTCAGTTTCTACAAGTTTCCAGGTGATGAGATTCCGATCATCCGTGGATCGGCTTTGTCGGCCTTGCAGGGTACCAACGATGAGACTGGAAAGAATGCCATTTTGAAACTAATGGATGCAGTTGATGAGTACATCCCTGATCCTGTGAGACAGCTTGATAAGCCTTTCTTGATGCCAATAGAAGATGTTTTCTCTATCCAGGTGATTAGATTTAATGATGAGTACTACAGAATGAACTAGATATACAATTATGATGTTTCTTCTTCACTGGGATGTTTCCTTGGTCGCATTTAATCTCGAATGGTCTTTAAACCACGGAAATGAGTTGTAGTGTATTATTTAGGATGGAAGCCACTGATTCAGTGAATGCTGAGCTTTTCGGCATCCATGTATAAACACTATATATTCAGATATATGGATGTGTGAACAATTGAGTACTGTGGAGACTAAAAAACAAAACAGCAATATTCTACTCCCTTTGATTCAAGGATCCTTGTTGGTCAGTTTTTTTACCAtcaatatataaataattatgtaGATTGGCAACATAAAATTGACGTTATTAGGTCCATCATGAAAAGAATACTTGAAGAATATACAGTTCTTTTTGTTTGAAATGACATATTGTCATAGAAATTGCTAGTCAAAGTGTCATCTTAGAGACCATGTCAATGTCCTAACTGATTTGTATTTTTGATCGGATAGACTGAGCATTAAAACAATGCTTCAACTGTTCAGTGATAGGTGTCTACAGTACAATCTGGTGTTAGGTGATATTTGTAAATTATTTCAGGCTGAGACGTACCTTGTGTCAATTATATTgtataatgatttttttcatgtttaATCTTTGGTGTTCTCCATATTGTGTGCACTTGATGGGTATGCTGTGGATAAATTACCCTTGCAATTATATTgtataatgatttttttcatgtttaATCTTTGGTGTTCTCCATATTGTGTGCACTTGATGGGTATGCTGTGGATAAATTACCCTTGCAATCCATACTCTACTTGTCCTGGAGTTATTTCCCAGTTATAATCATGTACAATTGATACCTGTGGTCTGTATGATGTTATATTCCTACATCTCTTATGGTGTAGAGACAAAGATGGGATTTTCAGTGGGCAGCCTTCAACCAAACTATGTTAGGCTAATTTGCTTACAACGTTGTGGCATCTTTAAGTGGCTTTTACACTATACAATTTCCTTTCTCGTGCTGCCATGTTTTCAATGTAATTATGGGTTGGTAAAGTTATTAGACAGTCTATTGCTCCATAAGCATCGATGGAGCAATGGGGGTTATTTTGTACTTTTAGGTTCAATTGCTCCATGAATCACCAATGACAAATTCTTGCGAAAATTTCATCATTGCCATGTACCATTTAATGATGATATCAATTAATTGTGTTTTTGTCTGCAGGGTCGTGGCACTGTTGTGACTGGTCGTGTTGAACAGGGAACAATTAAAACTGGTGAAGATGTTGAGATATTAGGGTTGACGCAAGTGAGTTAGAATCTGACTTGCCTTTTCTTATTCCCTGAAATCCATTCATGTCGAATATATTCTGTGACATCACATGAAACTTCAAATATTTGTTTTATATAATTGTTATTGTATGAATTGGGTGATTTTTTTTGGACGGGGATAATTGGGTGAATTGTTGGTTAGTGAAACTCCGTATGTTAGCAGTTAGTAGGACCTAAGGGTTCCTGAGTTCTAGACTGACCAGGTCCATGTCTTCTATTTTGGGTCATGTCATAGACTCATAGGCCTGATGGTGGACGTGGAGGGAGTGCCAGTATATGACTATACCGCCCACTTTTTACTTGGCATCTATGTTTTCGGGTGAACTGTACATGGAAGTCAATAAATAATCACAACAATATGATTTTCTACTGAGCTTTACAGTGATGGTTTCAAGTTGTTtcaaatacacacacacattaGTTGCTgtagcctctagatgcaacactTTGCAGAAACTGGTAGAACTAATTCCTTTGTTTTCCTTTCTCAAATTTAGTACCCACTGCACTGATACTTTGATGTGTTGTGATGAAATATATTCTTG
The nucleotide sequence above comes from Phragmites australis chromosome 4, lpPhrAust1.1, whole genome shotgun sequence. Encoded proteins:
- the LOC133914995 gene encoding elongation factor Tu, mitochondrial-like; amino-acid sequence: MAAAAAVFRNPGSRRLFSYPIFRAAAISAPATLPDAPAQPPLMAASLWARSMATFTRTKPHVNVGTIGHVDHGKTTLTAAITKVLAEAGKAKAVAFDEIDKAPEEKARGITIATAHVEYETAKRHYAHVDCPGHADYVKNMITGAAQMDGGILVVSAPDGPMPQTKEHILLARQVGVPSLVCFLNKVDAVDDPELLELVEMELRELLSFYKFPGDEIPIIRGSALSALQGTNDETGKNAILKLMDAVDEYIPDPVRQLDKPFLMPIEDVFSIQGRGTVVTGRVEQGTIKTGEDVEILGLTQSGPLKTTVTGVEMFKKILDHGEAGDNVGLLLRGLKRGDVERGQVVCKPGSLKTYTRFEAEIYVLTKDEGGRHTAFVSNYRPQFYFRTADITGKIELPEDVKMVLPGDNVTAVFELISPVPLEPGQRFALREGGRTVGAGVVSKLIS